In Aridibaculum aurantiacum, the following proteins share a genomic window:
- the sprA gene encoding cell surface protein SprA — MVASCWSSGAIAQTSSNSKDTTRFPINDRRGDPFTYNSNNPFNFSDTSYIKRDIEYDPVTKQYFIVEKIGNNYYRTPTYLTFEEMMRFKAREAEREYFQKRASTLGVLNRKVERPQLKVYDKLFNRIFGVGPNGFKVDIRPQGNVDILAGYQGQNIKNPTLPERARRNGGFDFDMNANVNVMANIGDKLKLPINYNTLANFDFENQLKLDYKGMDDEIIKSIEAGNVSYTSKGTLIPSAQSLFGIKTQLQFGRLFVTGVLANQRAQRQNLALQGGASTVRFEKRLDDYEENRHFLLGNYFRDNYNKAMRNLPVVNSQVQIQRMEVWVTNRTGATTETRDVVGFMDIGEGAPYNTNIRSQAGAGALPNNSANDLYTRLLNDPNTRNPSLINSRLLSMGLTPVEDFEKTFARKLNPNEYFFNPQIGFVSLNQQLQPDEVLAVAYQYTYNGKVYQVGEFSQDVALDSSRQGVQKVLFLKLLKATSQRPMLPIWRWMMKNVYSLDLPGVQRQDFKLNILYEEPSGGLKRFLPESDPAVEGRPLLRILNLDRLNNQNDPMPDGVFDYIEGFTVLSQQGKIIFPLLEPFGEDLDSLAFRNQPVPLKEKYVYYQLYDSIKAIAQTFANVNRYVMQGSGKGNSSSEIYLGAFNVPPGSVTVTSGGQILREGVDFSIDYNLGSVKILNPAILNSGLPVNVQFENNAGFGMQQRNFMGLRMDYLASKKLSLGASVVRLGERPFFTKMNYGDDPIRNTMYGLDFNYRTNSAGLTRLLNKLPFYNSNTMSTINAYGEAAYLQPGHPPQIGKGEQGLIYIDDFEGTRNSIDLRFPFVSWVMASTPQNNGLFPEATLTDSVAYNQNRAKLAWYNIEPILQDKNSPNNPLRRDLAKLSDPRVRAVSNQELFPQRTNDLGQNQLVTFDLAYYPTERGPYNFESRASQLNAAGNLVNPRNRWAGIMRAIDQTDFETSNVEFIEFWVQDPFIKNTSSRGGKLYLNLGTLSEDILKDGRRFFENGLPTPNQPTAVENSTWGKVPVNPIQVTQAFSNDPADRQFQDVGLDGMNDTEEVARHQRYLNELATVFGTSSTIYQQALNDPSNDNYRWYRDERYDASNTDILGRYKHFNNPQGNSPIATGNSQFSPAATLYPDNEDLNRDNTLNESEEYYQYMIDLKPGMDIGDKYITDKRVITARYADGTSGTENWYLFRVPIADYEQRVGNIPDFKSIRFMRMFLTDFEEEVVLRFARLDLVRNQWRNFQFQVNTTGQYVPLPRSANNNFNVLAVNVEENSSRRPVNYLIPPGIERVQQLSNNGVNLLQNEQAMSFKLRDLRYGDPRGAFKNMNLDMRQYGKLNMFIHAESVVGSSNVVDDQLHAIVRIGNDFLNNYYEIRIPLKVTLPGNYPNTETGQKAVWPEPNNLDFDIQELVQLKVRRNGGQINPNDFYQETIGNKLFAIKGNPNLGEVRAILVGVENVEVPGASPIANAEVWINELRLSKLDERGGYAATGRVDVGLADLGTVSVAANMYTAGFGTLEQRVNERARENFKQFDVAANLEMGKLLPKALNLSVPLYASINQTIRTPEYDPYDLDIKLRDKLNYSGNKRDSIRTAAIDRTTIKTINLTNVRIMPSGNKVRLWSLSNFDVSYSFIKFEQTSPLILKNDVVKHRGGFGYTYNNQPKYWEPFKNVIKSRSPWYGLIRDLNFNPTPSLIGFRADLNRQFGEFVPRIVNSFDNKVERVDTTWDKFFTFDRYYNMRWDLTRGLNLDFSAVNNARIDEPQGRIDTRPKKDTVRDNLLSGGRNTLYQQRAIASYNLPLSKIPFADWINARYSYTTTYNWIGASRLAIDLGNTIENSQENNINGEFDFTRLYMKSRFFRSLDNAAAPQQPRNREKGKPGVQGGDASAANAGNPDKQLEKPSTLPTRQEVIEGKTGKEKRMALRKWRRQRRDERRERRQLRQAQPMDIGGVAKAGGRLLTMVKRASINYGENYRSRVPGYTDSTRALGQNWNTMAPGLDYVFGKQPDTSWLNDKAARGLITRDTTFNFMFRQSLDQKLSITAQIEPIREFTIDLNLDKTFTKDYTEQFKMVSPDSGFQHLSPLATGGFQVSYIAFKTLFNKNSPTEVSETFKKFEGYRLTLSERLAKANPYHQQLGLGRDADGFFRGYGRYAQDVLIPSFLAAYTGKDPQSVALIEQSNPNIKSNPFKGIKPLPNWRMTYTGLTRIPALAANFSAISITHGYNGSLGMNSFSSALLYTDPFRYFAPGFVDSVSGNFVPYFLVPNITIQESFSPLLGVDITTTGQMNARFEYKKSRQLSLSLVDYQLSEVNSTEYTFGASWRKRGFNLPFKIPFTKGKKLENDVSFRMDFSIRDDATSNSRLDQNNSFSTGGQKVVTIQPSVDYVLNNRVNIKFYFDQRRVIPYISTSAPITNTRAGIQLRVSLAQ; from the coding sequence ATGGTCGCTTCCTGTTGGAGTAGCGGTGCTATTGCACAAACTTCTTCCAATTCCAAGGACACCACACGTTTCCCTATCAACGACAGAAGGGGCGATCCATTTACCTATAATTCAAACAATCCCTTCAACTTTTCTGATACCTCTTATATTAAAAGAGATATTGAATACGATCCGGTTACCAAGCAATATTTCATAGTAGAAAAGATAGGCAACAACTACTACCGCACACCTACTTACCTCACCTTCGAAGAAATGATGCGCTTCAAAGCACGGGAGGCTGAGCGTGAATATTTCCAGAAGAGAGCAAGCACACTGGGTGTACTGAACAGGAAGGTGGAACGACCTCAATTAAAAGTTTACGACAAGCTTTTCAATAGGATCTTTGGTGTTGGTCCCAATGGCTTTAAAGTAGATATACGGCCGCAGGGAAATGTGGACATACTAGCCGGTTACCAGGGACAGAATATTAAGAACCCAACCTTACCTGAAAGAGCCCGCCGCAATGGCGGTTTTGACTTTGATATGAATGCCAACGTGAACGTGATGGCAAACATTGGAGACAAGCTGAAACTTCCTATCAACTATAACACCTTAGCCAACTTCGATTTTGAAAACCAGCTAAAGCTGGATTACAAAGGAATGGATGATGAGATCATCAAATCCATAGAAGCTGGTAATGTATCGTACACCAGTAAAGGAACTTTGATTCCAAGTGCTCAAAGTCTATTTGGTATCAAAACTCAGCTACAATTTGGGCGACTCTTCGTTACTGGTGTATTGGCCAATCAACGTGCACAACGCCAAAACCTGGCGCTGCAAGGTGGTGCCTCTACAGTACGTTTTGAAAAAAGACTGGATGATTATGAGGAGAATAGGCACTTCCTTTTAGGAAATTACTTCAGGGACAACTATAATAAGGCGATGCGAAACCTGCCTGTAGTAAACAGCCAGGTGCAAATACAAAGAATGGAGGTGTGGGTAACCAACCGTACCGGCGCCACCACCGAAACAAGAGACGTAGTAGGTTTTATGGATATTGGTGAAGGCGCACCCTATAATACCAATATTAGGAGCCAGGCAGGTGCGGGTGCTTTGCCAAATAACTCTGCTAACGATTTGTACACTCGTTTGCTCAACGATCCAAACACAAGAAATCCTTCGCTGATCAATAGCCGTTTGCTTTCTATGGGCTTAACGCCGGTAGAGGATTTTGAAAAGACATTTGCCCGCAAGCTGAATCCAAATGAATATTTCTTCAACCCGCAAATTGGTTTCGTATCGCTGAACCAGCAACTACAACCAGATGAAGTATTGGCTGTAGCATATCAATATACTTACAATGGTAAGGTTTACCAGGTAGGTGAATTTTCCCAGGATGTTGCACTAGACTCATCACGCCAGGGTGTACAAAAAGTATTGTTTCTAAAATTATTGAAAGCCACTTCTCAAAGGCCAATGCTTCCTATCTGGCGTTGGATGATGAAGAATGTCTATTCACTTGATCTGCCAGGTGTACAGCGCCAGGATTTTAAACTTAACATTCTTTACGAAGAACCAAGTGGTGGTTTGAAAAGGTTCTTACCAGAAAGTGACCCGGCAGTGGAAGGTCGTCCATTGCTGCGTATACTCAACCTTGACAGGCTGAACAACCAGAACGACCCGATGCCTGATGGTGTATTCGATTATATAGAAGGCTTCACTGTTCTTTCGCAGCAAGGCAAGATCATTTTCCCTTTACTTGAACCTTTTGGTGAAGACCTTGATAGCCTTGCTTTCAGGAACCAACCAGTTCCGCTAAAAGAGAAATATGTTTATTACCAGTTGTACGATTCCATAAAAGCCATTGCACAAACCTTTGCCAACGTGAACCGATACGTGATGCAGGGTTCGGGTAAAGGAAACTCTTCGTCTGAAATATACCTGGGTGCTTTCAACGTACCACCAGGTTCTGTTACAGTTACATCTGGTGGGCAAATACTGCGTGAAGGCGTAGACTTTAGCATTGATTACAATTTGGGAAGTGTCAAGATACTGAACCCGGCTATTTTGAATAGCGGCTTGCCTGTGAATGTGCAGTTTGAGAACAATGCAGGCTTTGGTATGCAGCAACGAAACTTTATGGGCTTGCGCATGGATTACCTGGCCAGTAAAAAACTTTCACTAGGTGCCAGTGTTGTTCGTTTGGGAGAACGACCATTTTTTACCAAGATGAATTATGGCGATGATCCTATTCGTAATACCATGTATGGTCTCGACTTCAATTACCGTACAAATTCTGCCGGCCTGACGAGGTTACTAAATAAGTTGCCGTTTTACAACAGCAATACCATGTCCACAATCAATGCATATGGTGAAGCTGCTTACCTGCAACCGGGTCACCCGCCACAGATTGGAAAAGGCGAGCAGGGACTTATTTATATAGATGACTTTGAAGGAACGCGAAATAGCATAGATCTGCGTTTTCCATTTGTATCATGGGTGATGGCCAGTACGCCACAAAACAATGGCCTATTCCCTGAAGCTACTTTAACGGATAGTGTAGCCTATAACCAAAATAGGGCAAAGCTGGCGTGGTATAATATTGAACCGATACTGCAGGATAAGAACAGTCCTAACAACCCATTGCGCCGCGATCTTGCCAAACTTAGCGATCCACGTGTACGGGCAGTTTCCAACCAGGAACTGTTTCCGCAGCGTACAAATGATCTTGGACAAAACCAGCTGGTGACTTTTGATCTTGCCTATTATCCTACTGAAAGAGGTCCTTATAATTTTGAAAGCAGGGCTAGTCAATTAAATGCTGCCGGTAACCTGGTGAACCCGCGCAACCGTTGGGCGGGTATCATGCGTGCAATAGATCAAACGGATTTTGAGACCAGTAACGTGGAGTTTATTGAATTCTGGGTGCAGGATCCTTTCATCAAAAATACATCAAGCCGCGGTGGTAAATTATACCTGAACCTCGGTACGCTGAGTGAAGATATTTTGAAAGATGGCCGTAGGTTCTTTGAAAATGGACTGCCAACGCCTAATCAGCCTACAGCCGTTGAAAATTCTACATGGGGTAAGGTTCCAGTTAACCCGATACAAGTAACACAGGCATTCAGTAATGACCCTGCTGATCGACAGTTCCAGGATGTAGGTTTGGATGGAATGAATGATACAGAGGAGGTAGCAAGGCATCAACGTTATTTGAATGAACTGGCTACTGTTTTTGGTACATCCTCTACGATTTACCAGCAGGCACTGAACGACCCGAGCAACGATAACTATCGCTGGTACCGCGACGAGCGTTATGATGCCAGCAACACAGATATACTTGGCCGTTACAAGCATTTCAATAATCCTCAAGGCAACTCACCAATAGCGACAGGTAATTCACAATTCAGTCCAGCTGCTACTTTATACCCTGACAACGAAGACCTGAACAGGGACAATACACTGAATGAGTCAGAGGAGTATTACCAGTACATGATAGACCTGAAGCCAGGTATGGACATTGGTGACAAATATATTACTGACAAGCGCGTCATCACTGCGCGTTATGCAGATGGTACTTCCGGTACTGAAAACTGGTACCTGTTCCGTGTACCTATAGCTGATTATGAGCAGCGCGTTGGCAACATTCCAGATTTCAAATCAATACGCTTCATGCGTATGTTCCTTACTGATTTCGAGGAAGAGGTAGTGCTGCGTTTTGCTCGTCTTGACCTTGTTCGTAACCAGTGGAGAAACTTCCAGTTCCAGGTGAATACAACAGGACAATATGTTCCGCTGCCGCGTAGTGCAAACAACAACTTCAATGTACTTGCGGTGAACGTAGAGGAGAACAGCAGCCGTCGTCCGGTTAACTATCTTATTCCTCCTGGAATTGAGCGTGTGCAGCAGTTGAGCAACAATGGTGTAAACCTGTTGCAGAACGAGCAGGCAATGAGTTTTAAACTACGTGATCTGCGTTATGGCGATCCTCGTGGGGCATTCAAAAACATGAACCTTGATATGAGGCAGTATGGTAAACTAAATATGTTCATCCATGCTGAAAGTGTTGTAGGAAGTTCAAACGTGGTAGACGACCAATTACATGCAATTGTTCGTATTGGTAACGACTTTTTAAACAACTACTACGAAATACGTATCCCGCTAAAGGTTACACTGCCGGGGAATTATCCCAATACAGAAACGGGGCAGAAAGCCGTTTGGCCAGAGCCGAACAATCTTGATTTTGACATACAGGAACTGGTACAACTAAAGGTGAGGAGAAATGGCGGACAGATTAACCCTAATGATTTTTACCAGGAAACGATAGGTAATAAATTATTCGCCATAAAAGGAAATCCGAACCTCGGAGAGGTACGAGCTATATTAGTGGGAGTAGAGAACGTGGAAGTGCCTGGCGCTTCGCCTATAGCCAATGCAGAAGTTTGGATAAACGAATTGCGGCTGAGCAAGCTGGATGAACGTGGCGGTTATGCCGCTACCGGAAGAGTAGATGTAGGCCTCGCCGACCTTGGAACTGTATCGGTAGCTGCCAATATGTATACCGCCGGGTTTGGTACCTTGGAGCAAAGGGTAAATGAAAGAGCACGGGAAAACTTCAAACAATTTGATGTGGCCGCCAACCTGGAAATGGGTAAGCTATTGCCTAAAGCACTCAACCTTTCCGTTCCGCTTTATGCGAGCATCAACCAAACCATTCGTACACCTGAATACGATCCATACGATCTTGATATAAAGCTGAGGGATAAACTGAATTACTCTGGTAACAAAAGAGACTCTATTCGTACGGCTGCCATTGATAGAACGACTATCAAAACAATCAACCTTACCAATGTGCGTATCATGCCTTCTGGCAATAAGGTGCGTCTGTGGAGCCTGAGCAATTTTGACGTCAGCTATTCCTTCATAAAATTTGAGCAAACAAGTCCGCTCATTCTAAAGAACGATGTGGTAAAGCATCGTGGAGGATTTGGTTATACCTATAACAACCAGCCAAAGTATTGGGAGCCGTTCAAGAACGTCATTAAATCGCGTTCTCCATGGTATGGATTGATCCGTGATCTGAACTTCAATCCAACGCCATCTCTGATTGGTTTCCGTGCTGATCTAAACAGGCAGTTCGGCGAATTTGTGCCGCGAATTGTAAACAGTTTCGACAACAAAGTGGAAAGAGTAGATACTACCTGGGATAAGTTCTTCACCTTCGACAGGTACTACAATATGCGTTGGGATCTTACCCGTGGATTGAACCTGGATTTCTCTGCAGTTAACAATGCACGTATCGATGAGCCACAAGGAAGAATTGACACACGTCCTAAAAAGGATACAGTCCGTGACAACCTGTTGAGTGGTGGAAGGAATACGCTATACCAGCAGCGTGCTATTGCCAGCTACAACCTGCCATTAAGTAAAATACCTTTTGCTGATTGGATCAATGCCCGTTATAGCTATACAACCACGTACAACTGGATTGGTGCAAGTCGCTTGGCTATCGATCTTGGGAATACAATAGAGAACAGCCAGGAGAACAACATCAATGGAGAATTTGATTTCACCAGGTTGTATATGAAGAGCCGCTTCTTTAGGTCATTAGACAATGCTGCAGCACCGCAGCAACCACGTAATAGGGAAAAGGGTAAACCAGGTGTTCAAGGTGGCGATGCAAGTGCCGCTAACGCAGGAAATCCAGATAAGCAATTGGAGAAGCCATCTACATTACCAACACGCCAGGAAGTAATAGAAGGAAAAACAGGTAAAGAAAAGCGGATGGCGCTGCGCAAATGGAGAAGGCAACGCCGCGATGAACGCCGTGAGCGCAGGCAGCTAAGGCAGGCCCAGCCAATGGATATTGGTGGTGTAGCCAAAGCCGGTGGTCGTTTGTTGACAATGGTTAAAAGAGCCAGCATAAACTATGGCGAGAACTATAGAAGCCGCGTTCCGGGCTATACCGATAGCACCAGGGCATTAGGTCAAAACTGGAATACCATGGCTCCGGGTTTGGATTATGTTTTCGGAAAACAACCCGACACCAGCTGGCTGAATGATAAAGCAGCAAGAGGATTGATCACCCGTGATACTACGTTCAACTTTATGTTCAGGCAGAGCCTTGACCAGAAGCTGAGCATCACTGCACAGATAGAACCGATCAGGGAATTCACTATTGACCTTAACCTCGATAAAACCTTTACCAAGGATTATACTGAGCAATTCAAAATGGTTTCTCCTGATAGTGGTTTCCAACACCTGAGCCCATTGGCAACAGGAGGTTTCCAGGTTTCTTATATCGCCTTTAAAACGTTGTTCAATAAGAACAGCCCGACAGAGGTGTCTGAAACTTTCAAGAAGTTTGAAGGTTACAGGCTCACTTTATCAGAAAGATTGGCCAAGGCAAATCCTTACCACCAGCAGCTTGGCTTAGGCCGTGATGCAGATGGCTTCTTCCGTGGTTATGGCAGGTACGCGCAGGATGTATTGATACCTTCCTTCCTGGCTGCTTATACAGGTAAAGACCCGCAGTCGGTGGCGCTGATTGAACAATCAAACCCGAACATTAAGTCTAATCCATTCAAAGGAATCAAGCCTTTGCCGAACTGGCGGATGACCTATACTGGTTTAACTCGTATACCTGCACTTGCTGCTAACTTTAGTGCTATCAGCATCACGCATGGTTACAATGGTAGCCTGGGTATGAACAGCTTTAGCAGTGCCTTGTTGTACACTGATCCGTTCAGGTATTTTGCACCTGGATTTGTTGACTCAGTGTCAGGTAATTTTGTTCCTTACTTCCTGGTTCCAAACATTACCATCCAGGAATCATTCAGCCCGTTACTAGGTGTTGACATCACAACAACCGGACAGATGAACGCCAGGTTTGAATACAAGAAAAGCAGGCAGCTAAGCCTAAGCCTGGTAGATTACCAACTGAGCGAGGTGAACAGTACTGAATATACCTTTGGCGCAAGCTGGAGAAAACGTGGCTTTAACCTGCCGTTCAAGATACCTTTTACTAAGGGTAAGAAACTGGAGAACGACGTTAGCTTCAGGATGGACTTTAGCATTCGTGACGACGCTACCAGCAATAGCCGGTTAGACCAGAACAACTCGTTCAGTACAGGTGGTCAAAAAGTTGTTACCATACAACCATCCGTTGACTATGTATTGAACAACAGGGTGAACATTAAATTCTATTTTGATCAACGAAGAGTGATCCCTTATATATCTACATCTGCACCTATTACCAATACAAGGGCAGGTATCCAGCTAAGGGTGTCACTGGCACAATAA
- a CDS encoding zinc-dependent metalloprotease: MRNRSLIVITGFAMALAASCSVTQQPPPTPTPPARSADTTARAAATARTGVRGYSQVITKDAITDSGLFNVHKVADKWYFEVPDSLLRRDLLWITRFAAIPSGLGGGFVNAGSSVNEQMVVWEKVDNRILLRSKSTSNFSADSLPINISVQANNYMPIIYAFDIAAVGRDSQSYVIDVSRFFLSDVKAISGITAAMRRDYKVTRLDETRSFISSMKSFPMNVEIRQDLSYDAAEPPTNAAAGTISVLMNQSMVLLPRVPMQPRINDYRVGYFNVNRIDYGSEAYKADNVSYIRRWRLEPKDVAAYRRGELVEPVKPIVYYLDPATPAKLRPYIKAGVEAWQKVFETAGFKNAILAKDPPTPQEDPDFNPEDVRYSVIRYVASTTRNAVGPSVSDPRSGEIIESDIIWYHNHLRSYRNRYLLETGAANPSARTLNTPIEDLGEMMKYVITHEIGHALGLPHNMKASAAYPTDSLRSASFTNKFGIAATIMDYARFNYVAQPGDKGVRFVRQLGPYDHYVINWGYRYLPDARSAQEEIPTLSKWIEEKSGDPIYRFGSGESFDPESQTENIGDDPIKASTYAIKNLKVVAGKLYDWTAAETNDYEDLSELYGELTSTLSRYIGHVVTNIGGVKNERLKPNQKGNIYTPVPASEQAASMNWLLANAFASPDWLHQAKIVRNIHHANHVDNIRSLQVRHLNSLLSAERLTRLTENDIHNVNYNANTMITQLQSGIWKELASGSKIDIYRRNLQKAYIERMAFLLAEQPATATATRASATPVNVSQSDILSIVRAQLVRLSQQLKAASGKHQNDLTRFHIDDSIARIDRILNPNK; encoded by the coding sequence ATGAGAAATAGATCATTGATTGTAATCACTGGTTTTGCAATGGCTTTGGCAGCGTCGTGTTCAGTAACGCAACAACCGCCGCCAACACCAACACCGCCTGCCCGTTCTGCAGATACCACTGCACGCGCAGCAGCCACAGCTCGAACCGGTGTTAGGGGTTATTCACAGGTGATAACAAAGGATGCTATCACCGACAGTGGCTTGTTCAACGTGCATAAGGTAGCCGATAAATGGTATTTTGAAGTGCCGGATAGCTTGCTACGCCGCGACCTGTTATGGATCACCCGTTTTGCTGCCATTCCTTCTGGTTTAGGTGGTGGTTTTGTAAATGCGGGATCATCTGTAAACGAACAAATGGTGGTGTGGGAAAAAGTTGACAACCGCATTTTGCTGAGGAGCAAATCAACATCCAATTTTTCTGCTGATTCATTGCCGATAAATATATCAGTGCAGGCAAACAACTACATGCCCATTATTTACGCTTTTGATATAGCAGCAGTAGGTAGAGACTCGCAATCGTACGTGATTGATGTAAGCAGGTTTTTCTTAAGCGATGTAAAAGCCATCAGTGGTATAACAGCTGCTATGCGCCGCGATTACAAAGTAACCAGGCTGGATGAAACACGCAGTTTCATCAGTAGCATGAAGAGCTTTCCGATGAACGTGGAAATAAGGCAAGACCTGAGTTATGATGCCGCTGAGCCGCCTACCAATGCTGCGGCTGGCACCATCAGTGTGTTAATGAACCAATCGATGGTTTTGCTGCCGCGTGTTCCTATGCAGCCCCGCATCAACGACTACAGGGTAGGCTACTTCAATGTGAACAGGATAGACTACGGCAGTGAAGCTTATAAAGCAGATAATGTATCGTACATACGCAGGTGGCGTTTAGAACCCAAAGATGTGGCTGCATACCGCAGAGGTGAACTGGTGGAGCCTGTAAAACCTATCGTTTATTATCTTGATCCTGCTACGCCTGCTAAGTTGCGTCCGTATATCAAAGCTGGAGTAGAAGCATGGCAAAAGGTATTTGAAACAGCAGGTTTCAAAAATGCTATTCTTGCCAAAGATCCTCCTACACCACAGGAAGATCCTGATTTCAATCCTGAAGATGTTCGTTATTCAGTGATAAGATATGTTGCCAGTACAACACGCAATGCTGTTGGTCCAAGTGTATCGGATCCGCGCAGCGGCGAGATAATAGAAAGTGATATTATCTGGTATCACAATCACCTTCGCTCTTATAGAAACAGGTACCTCCTTGAAACGGGTGCAGCTAATCCAAGTGCTCGTACACTTAACACGCCCATAGAAGACCTGGGTGAAATGATGAAGTATGTGATCACCCATGAAATTGGTCACGCTCTTGGTTTGCCTCATAACATGAAGGCCAGTGCGGCTTATCCTACGGATTCATTGCGGAGCGCCAGCTTTACAAACAAGTTTGGCATAGCTGCTACTATCATGGATTATGCACGTTTTAATTATGTAGCGCAACCAGGTGATAAAGGTGTTCGGTTTGTAAGACAACTTGGACCTTACGATCATTATGTTATTAACTGGGGTTACCGTTATCTACCTGATGCACGCTCTGCACAAGAAGAGATTCCTACACTTAGCAAATGGATAGAAGAAAAAAGTGGCGATCCGATTTACCGCTTTGGCAGTGGAGAAAGTTTTGACCCTGAAAGCCAGACGGAAAACATAGGCGACGATCCAATTAAGGCAAGTACGTATGCTATAAAAAACTTGAAAGTTGTTGCTGGTAAATTATATGATTGGACTGCTGCAGAAACCAACGATTACGAAGATCTTTCTGAATTGTATGGTGAACTTACATCTACATTGAGCAGGTACATAGGTCATGTGGTTACCAATATTGGAGGTGTAAAGAATGAGCGACTGAAGCCAAACCAGAAGGGAAATATTTATACACCTGTACCAGCAAGCGAACAAGCTGCTTCTATGAATTGGCTGCTTGCTAATGCCTTTGCATCGCCTGATTGGTTGCACCAGGCAAAGATCGTCCGCAATATCCATCATGCTAATCATGTAGATAATATCCGCAGCCTGCAGGTGAGGCATCTAAATTCACTATTATCTGCTGAAAGGCTAACACGCCTTACAGAGAATGATATTCACAACGTGAACTACAATGCCAATACGATGATCACCCAGCTGCAAAGCGGTATCTGGAAAGAGTTGGCAAGCGGCAGCAAGATCGACATCTACAGGAGGAACCTGCAGAAGGCTTATATAGAACGTATGGCATTTTTACTTGCAGAACAACCCGCTACTGCCACTGCAACAAGAGCAAGTGCAACACCTGTAAATGTTAGCCAGAGTGATATACTTTCAATAGTGAGGGCGCAGCTGGTAAGACTATCTCAACAGCTAAAAGCTGCTAGTGGAAAGCATCAGAATGATCTTACACGTTTTCATATTGATGACTCTATTGCGCGGATAGACAGGATACTTAATCCAAATAAATAA
- a CDS encoding LLM class flavin-dependent oxidoreductase, producing MAKKLSDIPVSVLDLATIVEGDTASDAFRKSLESAQHAERLGFTRYWFAEHHNMESVASAATAVLIGYIAGGTSTIRVGSGGIMLPNHAPLIIAEQFGTLASLYPGRIDLGVGRAPGTDPLTSWALRRERKGDVDEFPNDVVELMNYLGPKQPEAKVHAVPGQNTNVPVWILGSSTYGAQLAAMLGLPYAFASHFAPTYLMDALQVYRDRFKPSQHLQQPYSMACVNVIAADTDEEAQRLATSLYMLALGLIKDKRRPLQPPVASMEDLWSTQEQAAVEHMMHYRFVGSRATVKEELEKFVAATGVDELMIAAHIYDQAARIKSMEIVADIFKNQG from the coding sequence ATGGCAAAAAAACTTTCAGACATACCTGTTTCTGTATTAGACCTGGCAACCATAGTTGAAGGAGATACAGCATCAGACGCCTTCAGGAAAAGCCTGGAATCGGCACAGCATGCAGAGCGACTTGGCTTTACCCGCTATTGGTTTGCAGAACACCATAACATGGAAAGCGTGGCTAGTGCAGCTACTGCTGTTTTAATAGGTTATATAGCCGGCGGCACTTCTACCATTCGGGTAGGTTCAGGTGGCATTATGTTACCCAATCATGCTCCACTTATTATAGCCGAACAATTTGGAACACTAGCCTCATTATATCCCGGCAGAATAGACCTTGGTGTAGGTCGTGCACCGGGTACCGATCCGCTTACATCGTGGGCACTACGAAGAGAGCGCAAAGGCGATGTAGATGAATTTCCCAACGATGTGGTAGAGCTGATGAACTACCTGGGGCCAAAGCAACCGGAAGCTAAAGTGCATGCTGTACCAGGACAGAATACCAACGTACCAGTGTGGATACTTGGCTCCAGTACTTATGGTGCACAACTGGCTGCCATGCTTGGTCTTCCCTATGCATTTGCCTCTCACTTTGCTCCTACTTACTTAATGGATGCACTGCAGGTTTACCGCGACAGGTTCAAGCCATCGCAGCATTTGCAGCAGCCATACAGCATGGCATGTGTAAATGTTATAGCTGCCGATACAGACGAAGAAGCACAACGACTGGCTACTTCTCTTTATATGCTTGCGTTAGGTTTGATAAAAGATAAACGCAGACCGCTTCAACCACCTGTTGCTTCTATGGAAGATCTATGGTCGACACAAGAGCAGGCAGCGGTAGAGCATATGATGCACTATCGTTTTGTAGGAAGCCGTGCAACTGTAAAAGAAGAATTAGAAAAATTTGTAGCCGCTACCGGTGTTGATGAACTGATGATTGCAGCTCATATTTACGACCAGGCAGCAAGAATAAAAAGCATGGAAATAGTTGCAGACATTTTCAAGAATCAAGGCTAA